The following are encoded together in the Defluviitalea raffinosedens genome:
- a CDS encoding flagellar basal body-associated FliL family protein, whose amino-acid sequence MEKSKIFIYSVIGVLFAAVIAVSVALSFTLKSLKSLAESSQQSVSIAEERKVDPKDITILSISDPITANLISDKDSDEKHILRLSVGLALDRSQKDYKSLNEELSGKMDILRHIIINVIRNSTYEEMQEPNVQELIGKEILNEIKNEFQTDTIVDIYFGEFFVQ is encoded by the coding sequence ATGGAAAAAAGCAAAATATTTATTTATTCTGTTATCGGTGTCTTATTTGCAGCTGTAATTGCTGTTTCTGTTGCATTGTCTTTTACACTAAAGTCACTCAAGTCACTTGCTGAATCAAGTCAACAGAGTGTATCGATTGCAGAAGAGAGAAAAGTAGATCCGAAAGATATCACTATTTTGTCTATTAGTGATCCTATAACTGCTAACTTGATTAGTGATAAAGATAGCGATGAAAAGCATATACTTCGTCTATCAGTCGGATTAGCTTTAGATCGCAGCCAAAAAGATTATAAATCTTTAAATGAAGAGTTAAGCGGGAAAATGGATATTTTAAGGCATATTATTATTAATGTCATCCGTAATTCAACATATGAAGAAATGCAGGAGCCAAATGTACAAGAATTAATTGGAAAAGAAATATTAAATGAGATCAAAAACGAATTTCAAACAGATACGATAGTAGATATTTACTTTGGAGAATTTTTTGTACAATAG
- a CDS encoding OmpA family protein, with amino-acid sequence MSRRKQEEEVKQGAPEWMNTYGDMVTLLLTFFVLLFSMSTVDAEKFRGFINSLEGSVGILSGGSSVIGDGSEIGNGINQLPDLEKYFSETTDQMDLKSLEELKKMHSDMEKYIKENHLTEKVDAKLGDNYVTLTFKDGVLFDTGKAELKPEAIEILDKIGIQLAKYPNNRIRFEGHTDNVPIRTVQFPSNWELSAARAIAVAKYYINELSFDPKQFSTEGFGEYSPIADNSTAEGRAKNRRVEIKILSEYASNAAINQ; translated from the coding sequence ATGTCTAGGAGAAAACAAGAAGAAGAAGTAAAACAAGGTGCACCGGAGTGGATGAATACTTATGGAGATATGGTTACTTTGCTCCTTACTTTCTTTGTTCTTCTTTTTTCAATGTCAACTGTAGATGCTGAAAAATTCAGAGGTTTCATTAATTCATTGGAAGGTTCTGTTGGAATCTTATCGGGAGGAAGTTCTGTTATAGGTGATGGCAGTGAAATTGGAAATGGAATCAACCAATTGCCGGATTTAGAGAAATATTTTTCAGAAACTACTGACCAAATGGATTTAAAGAGTCTTGAGGAACTAAAAAAGATGCATTCAGATATGGAAAAGTATATTAAAGAAAATCATTTGACAGAAAAAGTGGATGCAAAATTGGGAGATAATTATGTAACTTTAACTTTTAAAGATGGTGTCCTTTTTGATACTGGTAAAGCGGAGTTAAAACCAGAGGCTATTGAGATATTAGATAAAATAGGTATCCAGCTTGCAAAATATCCTAATAATAGGATTCGGTTTGAAGGTCACACAGATAATGTGCCAATCCGTACTGTTCAATTTCCGAGCAATTGGGAATTATCAGCAGCAAGAGCTATTGCAGTTGCAAAGTATTATATCAATGAGCTATCTTTTGATCCTAAACAGTTTTCAACCGAAGGTTTTGGAGAGTATTCCCCTATCGCCGATAATTCTACTGCAGAGGGGAGAGCAAAAAATAGAAGAGTAGAAATTAAAATTTTGAGCGAGTACGCATCAAATGCAGCTATTAATCAGTAA
- a CDS encoding motility protein A, whose amino-acid sequence MDISTIIGFICGIVFVITSIMINGRLGLFFDLPSVMITIGGTFASVLISYPLNKFLNSLKSARLVFKTQEFDTGNIIQKIIDLANIARKEGLLALEEAAQSMEDKFLQKGILLIVDGTDPELVRNILETELAFVEGRHKEVQGFWETVASLGPAWGMIGTLIGLINMLDQLNDPSSIGPSMAVALVTTFYGSVLANFISTPIANKLKIRSSEEVLLKEVMIEGLLSIQAGENPRIIEEKLKAFLSPTLRDTVNEKDEGEAKAGE is encoded by the coding sequence TTGGATATTTCAACCATAATTGGATTTATATGTGGAATTGTATTTGTTATAACATCAATAATGATTAATGGAAGATTAGGTTTATTTTTTGATCTTCCTTCTGTAATGATTACAATAGGGGGTACTTTTGCATCTGTTTTAATTTCTTACCCTTTAAATAAATTTTTAAATTCATTAAAATCAGCACGTTTAGTTTTTAAAACTCAGGAGTTTGATACTGGAAATATCATTCAAAAGATTATTGATTTAGCAAATATCGCCCGAAAAGAAGGACTGCTTGCTTTGGAAGAAGCAGCTCAGTCTATGGAAGATAAATTTTTACAAAAAGGTATATTATTAATTGTAGATGGTACTGATCCTGAATTAGTTAGAAATATTTTGGAGACAGAATTAGCTTTTGTTGAAGGACGCCATAAAGAAGTTCAAGGTTTTTGGGAGACGGTTGCTAGTCTTGGGCCTGCTTGGGGAATGATTGGAACATTGATTGGTCTTATAAACATGCTTGACCAATTAAATGACCCCTCCTCAATTGGACCTTCAATGGCAGTTGCATTAGTAACAACTTTTTATGGTTCAGTTTTAGCTAATTTCATATCCACTCCAATTGCTAATAAATTAAAGATCAGAAGCAGTGAAGAAGTATTGTTAAAAGAAGTTATGATTGAAGGACTCCTTTCCATCCAAGCAGGGGAGAATCCAAGAATCATTGAAGAAAAACTGAAAGCATTCTTATCACCAACCTTACGTGATACTGTAAATGAAAAAGATGAAGGGGAAGCAAAGGCGGGTGAATAA
- a CDS encoding flagellar FlbD family protein has protein sequence MIKVTRLNDTQIVINAELIEFVEETPDTVITMTTGRKIVVKETIDEIIGTVIQYKRKIYSRIDHLAE, from the coding sequence ATGATTAAAGTAACAAGATTAAATGATACTCAGATCGTAATCAATGCAGAGTTAATCGAGTTTGTGGAAGAAACTCCAGATACGGTAATTACTATGACAACAGGGCGCAAAATTGTGGTAAAAGAGACAATTGATGAAATTATCGGCACTGTGATACAATATAAGCGAAAAATTTACAGTCGAATAGATCATCTAGCAGAGTGA
- a CDS encoding flagellar hook protein FlgE: MMRSMFSGVSGLRVHQTKMDVIGNNIANVNTTAFKSSRVTFNEIFSQTLQGASGASAQTGRGGRNPMQVGLGVNVASVDTLMTTGASQRTDNPFDLMIDGDGFFVVGDESGTYFTRAGALRKDDDGNLVIPNGMKVKGWPATSDGTAIQRGNVVDLKLDKPENLSAAPEATTHLRLEGNISTANRNEPVSVELQFYDSLGNLYSGNFEIAYNSTSAKWELQIPEDLEIVDTNGQKYTLKGPTGGSTIEIAFDSKGNFDAANSTGQGIFTIANAGGNAFDLSSTTDLVSGTPIKSTIGPLTVNVTGLTQYNQKTDIDPLMGDSNGLGAGRAAGKLNGYSIGSDGIIIGQYSNGQQKILGQVVVATFRNPAGLEKVGDNLFAATANSGEFDGIGEEPVLLGGVLEMSNVDLSKEFTEMITTQRGFQANSRIITASDEMLQELVNLKR; the protein is encoded by the coding sequence ATGATGAGATCAATGTTTTCCGGAGTTTCCGGATTAAGAGTTCATCAAACAAAGATGGATGTTATCGGTAATAATATTGCCAATGTAAATACCACGGCTTTTAAATCCAGTCGCGTGACTTTCAATGAGATTTTTAGTCAGACTCTTCAAGGAGCCAGTGGAGCAAGTGCCCAGACGGGAAGAGGTGGAAGAAACCCAATGCAGGTTGGATTGGGAGTTAATGTCGCTTCTGTTGATACACTTATGACTACTGGTGCTTCTCAAAGAACAGATAATCCTTTTGATCTAATGATCGATGGCGACGGATTCTTTGTAGTTGGCGATGAAAGTGGAACATATTTTACAAGAGCTGGTGCTCTTCGTAAGGATGATGATGGAAACTTAGTTATTCCTAATGGTATGAAAGTTAAAGGATGGCCTGCAACAAGTGATGGAACAGCAATTCAAAGAGGAAATGTAGTGGATTTAAAATTAGATAAACCTGAAAACCTAAGTGCAGCTCCGGAAGCTACAACACATCTTCGTCTTGAAGGAAATATTAGTACAGCAAACAGAAATGAACCAGTTTCTGTTGAACTTCAATTCTATGATAGTTTAGGAAATCTTTATAGTGGTAATTTTGAAATAGCATATAATTCAACTTCCGCAAAATGGGAATTGCAGATTCCTGAAGATTTAGAAATAGTAGATACTAATGGGCAAAAATATACTTTAAAAGGTCCTACTGGAGGAAGTACTATAGAAATTGCATTTGATTCCAAAGGGAATTTTGATGCGGCAAATTCCACAGGGCAAGGAATATTTACAATAGCCAATGCTGGTGGCAATGCATTTGATTTATCATCAACTACTGACCTTGTAAGTGGAACACCTATAAAATCTACTATTGGACCACTTACAGTAAATGTTACAGGTTTAACACAATATAACCAAAAAACAGATATTGATCCTCTTATGGGAGATTCTAATGGATTAGGTGCTGGCCGTGCAGCGGGCAAACTTAATGGATACAGTATAGGTTCTGATGGAATTATCATAGGGCAATACAGTAACGGACAACAAAAAATATTAGGACAGGTAGTTGTTGCAACCTTTAGAAATCCTGCTGGACTTGAAAAAGTTGGAGATAATCTTTTTGCTGCTACTGCCAACTCTGGTGAGTTTGATGGAATCGGAGAAGAACCTGTACTTCTAGGAGGAGTACTTGAGATGTCGAATGTGGATCTTTCTAAAGAATTTACAGAAATGATTACTACTCAAAGGGGCTTCCAGGCTAACTCAAGAATTATTACTGCTTCAGATGAAATGCTTCAAGAGTTAGTTAATTTAAAACGTTAA
- a CDS encoding TIGR02530 family flagellar biosynthesis protein, which produces MKITKNLITHPITKNDQITRSNPLNPVYDGTLSQFDQILKDKLALNDQVKFSKHAAMRLNSRQIKLSDEQIKKLQVGIEKAEEKGIKDSLVLIDKVALVVNVRSRTVVTALDSSGEKEAIFTNIDGAVIV; this is translated from the coding sequence ATGAAAATTACCAAGAACCTCATAACACACCCTATAACTAAAAACGATCAAATAACACGAAGCAATCCATTAAATCCTGTCTATGATGGAACTTTGAGTCAGTTTGATCAAATATTAAAAGATAAACTAGCGTTGAATGACCAAGTGAAATTTTCAAAACATGCTGCTATGAGGTTAAATTCCAGACAGATAAAATTAAGTGATGAGCAAATAAAAAAATTGCAAGTGGGAATTGAAAAGGCTGAAGAAAAAGGAATAAAAGATTCCCTTGTATTAATTGATAAAGTTGCATTAGTTGTTAATGTCAGAAGTCGTACTGTGGTAACTGCACTCGATTCAAGTGGAGAAAAAGAAGCAATTTTTACGAATATCGATGGTGCTGTTATTGTATAG
- a CDS encoding flagellar hook capping FlgD N-terminal domain-containing protein: MANVNYVSATDSKIQYEKASTSAKNELGKDAFLQLLVTQLRYQDPLNPTDDKEFLAQMAQFTSLEQMQNMNRSFEATKAFALLGKEIQATVTNEQTSQTETVQGKVEYVKMKNGEPYLVVEGKEIPASKVEIVTESEIIGTDDQITNAFELIGKVVQFARKNPESNETEYIEGKVQHINMKAGKPYVVIGSNEGMIETALDSIEGVVEKDSLVGKRIMGSYYNTETQDYEKIEGEVEYIFIRGRNTYAVVNGKAMTLEDIDKVFRD, encoded by the coding sequence ATGGCAAATGTAAACTATGTTAGTGCTACAGATTCAAAGATCCAGTATGAAAAAGCAAGTACCTCAGCTAAAAATGAATTAGGTAAAGATGCATTTTTGCAGCTTTTGGTTACACAGCTCAGATATCAAGATCCTTTAAATCCTACTGATGATAAAGAATTTTTAGCCCAGATGGCACAATTTACTTCCTTAGAGCAAATGCAGAATATGAATCGTAGTTTTGAAGCTACTAAGGCATTTGCATTACTGGGAAAAGAAATACAGGCAACTGTCACGAATGAACAGACATCTCAGACTGAAACTGTTCAAGGAAAAGTAGAGTATGTTAAAATGAAAAATGGTGAGCCATATCTTGTTGTAGAGGGTAAGGAAATTCCTGCTTCCAAAGTGGAAATTGTAACTGAATCTGAAATTATCGGAACTGATGATCAAATCACAAATGCTTTTGAACTCATTGGTAAGGTTGTACAGTTTGCAAGAAAGAATCCTGAATCTAATGAAACAGAATATATTGAAGGAAAAGTACAACACATTAATATGAAAGCTGGCAAACCGTATGTTGTGATCGGTTCTAATGAAGGAATGATTGAAACAGCTCTGGATAGTATCGAGGGAGTTGTAGAAAAAGATTCTCTGGTGGGCAAACGCATAATGGGCTCTTACTATAACACGGAAACACAAGATTATGAAAAGATTGAAGGGGAAGTAGAATATATCTTCATAAGAGGAAGAAATACTTATGCTGTTGTTAATGGAAAAGCAATGACTCTTGAAGATATTGATAAAGTGTTTAGGGATTAG
- a CDS encoding flagellar hook-length control protein FliK, which translates to MNIQLSTMEFSIGRAQINQNVSKRELFNENQESFGSVLKNTQNSKQNHDPVQSEVSISRNEKNIKTSLHEKHNDKVENSQAQYTNKDKEVPTEDEVIDALAEKTGMTEEEIESVLNELGITVFDLLLPQNLQQFLQHIHNVEDSMELLSIPNINQTYKDIMSLFQDLKESFPILQNIVGSNEILKSTTINNEEMMQIDLFMEKQTQEESAQNIPTTSNNVLLEKQSQFDTNFSQNNSDTQSQTVTDEITVIDIKKDEAISTNSSSTLSNDELEESDEIGAVNLNNEFVENIELNGNNIIVQQNIISDGRIIESTQAQINPHSVNTEQLINQMVEHIKVNITEDTTEMNLQLKPDHLGNLSLKIITERGIITAQFVAESQTVKEIIEANFNQLKDVLQEQGFLIQNLEVSVKQEFQDQGSNFMERNTSKSAKRIREILSDLSDDSVENYNAEYNNPYRRSDSEIDFSA; encoded by the coding sequence ATGAATATTCAGCTATCTACAATGGAGTTTTCTATTGGGCGAGCACAGATCAATCAAAATGTTAGTAAAAGGGAACTTTTTAATGAGAATCAGGAGAGCTTTGGAAGTGTTTTAAAAAATACTCAAAACAGTAAGCAAAATCATGATCCTGTTCAATCAGAAGTTTCAATTTCTCGAAATGAAAAAAATATTAAAACTTCCCTTCATGAAAAACATAACGATAAGGTAGAAAACTCTCAAGCACAATACACAAATAAAGACAAAGAAGTTCCAACTGAAGATGAAGTAATTGATGCACTAGCAGAAAAAACTGGTATGACTGAAGAGGAAATAGAATCAGTTTTAAACGAACTTGGAATTACTGTGTTTGATTTACTTTTGCCTCAAAATTTACAGCAGTTTCTTCAACATATTCATAATGTTGAAGATTCTATGGAATTACTTTCTATTCCAAATATCAATCAGACTTATAAAGATATTATGAGTTTATTCCAAGATCTAAAAGAGAGTTTTCCTATTCTACAAAACATAGTTGGTAGTAATGAAATATTAAAAAGTACCACGATTAATAATGAAGAAATGATGCAGATAGATTTATTTATGGAAAAACAGACTCAAGAAGAATCAGCGCAAAACATACCAACTACTTCAAATAATGTGCTTTTAGAAAAGCAATCTCAATTTGATACTAATTTTTCACAGAACAATTCTGATACTCAGTCTCAAACGGTAACTGATGAAATTACTGTAATTGATATTAAGAAAGATGAGGCTATTTCAACCAATAGTTCATCTACTTTAAGTAATGATGAATTAGAAGAAAGCGATGAAATTGGAGCTGTTAACTTAAATAACGAATTCGTTGAAAACATAGAACTCAACGGCAATAATATCATCGTTCAGCAGAATATCATATCTGATGGTCGAATCATTGAGAGTACTCAGGCTCAAATTAACCCTCATTCAGTCAATACAGAGCAGCTTATTAATCAGATGGTAGAGCATATAAAGGTTAATATCACAGAAGATACAACAGAAATGAATCTTCAGCTCAAACCAGATCATTTAGGAAACTTATCTTTGAAAATCATAACTGAAAGAGGTATTATTACTGCTCAGTTTGTTGCTGAAAGTCAAACAGTTAAAGAAATTATTGAAGCGAACTTTAACCAACTTAAAGATGTACTTCAAGAACAAGGTTTTCTTATCCAAAATTTGGAGGTTTCAGTAAAACAAGAATTTCAGGATCAAGGCTCTAATTTCATGGAGAGAAATACATCTAAGTCAGCTAAAAGGATAAGAGAAATCCTTTCTGATCTGAGTGATGATTCGGTGGAAAACTACAATGCTGAATACAATAACCCTTATAGGCGATCTGACAGCGAGATCGATTTTTCAGCATAA
- the fliJ gene encoding flagellar export protein FliJ yields the protein MGRFQFRMDNILSLREKLEDKKKQEFGAATRKLQIENEKKQSLINESIYCSEDLRNRIKHQIIPEEIISYNQYLQLLKRKTVEQEKRVKKAALYADKKREELLEAVKQRKMLEALKEKRWNEYLEESNREEQKIIDEIVSFKSQSR from the coding sequence ATGGGCCGATTTCAATTCCGAATGGATAATATCTTAAGTCTTAGAGAGAAATTAGAGGATAAGAAAAAGCAAGAATTTGGAGCCGCGACAAGAAAGCTTCAAATTGAAAATGAAAAGAAACAGAGTTTAATTAATGAATCAATTTATTGTTCTGAGGACTTACGTAATAGAATAAAACATCAAATTATTCCTGAAGAAATTATTTCCTATAATCAATACCTTCAGTTATTAAAAAGAAAAACTGTTGAACAAGAGAAAAGAGTAAAAAAAGCAGCACTTTATGCTGATAAAAAACGAGAAGAATTATTAGAAGCAGTTAAGCAAAGAAAGATGCTGGAAGCTTTAAAGGAAAAGCGATGGAATGAATATTTGGAAGAGTCAAATAGAGAAGAGCAAAAGATTATTGATGAAATTGTCAGCTTTAAATCTCAAAGCCGATAA